One Vallitalea pronyensis genomic region harbors:
- a CDS encoding U32 family peptidase, translated as MKYFSVPSDFKKETIDKYDAFNEKFIGNRIIETYGQLSHSDLGSGRAGDHIPIVSKKNMAKYIDYSLKKKIKFNYTLNSTCLSNQEFSNRGALHLLKFIEELYEMGIDTMTVALPSLMELVKTSKYPIKIKASTVCHITNADKALSYKKLGVDRIVVDESANRDFGALKSIRNTFGDKVELIVNVICYKNCIYRMFHHNQMSHDISSNEKSVTYYSHRCMMKRCEKPSNLLRMNFIRPEDLQHYVGIGIRYFKLQGRQAVQNGDIVESVKRYILEDYKGNLLDLLNCFSQTNAFNVYLDNKKLKDFLLPFVKKIGFCTNDCNTCKYCEDFIKQCVDIDDTKRIHEAAQIFYENFDQYTANIKKLSKEIGDKSG; from the coding sequence ATGAAATACTTTAGTGTTCCATCAGACTTTAAAAAAGAAACGATTGATAAGTATGATGCATTCAATGAGAAGTTTATAGGTAATAGAATTATTGAAACCTATGGACAGCTATCACATTCTGACCTAGGGTCAGGAAGAGCAGGGGATCATATACCAATAGTCAGCAAAAAAAATATGGCTAAATATATTGATTATTCTTTGAAGAAGAAGATTAAATTTAATTATACACTTAATTCAACCTGTTTAAGTAATCAGGAATTCAGTAATAGGGGAGCATTACATCTATTAAAATTTATTGAAGAATTATATGAGATGGGTATTGACACAATGACCGTTGCATTACCATCTTTAATGGAGCTGGTAAAAACATCCAAGTATCCAATTAAAATAAAGGCATCGACAGTTTGTCATATAACCAACGCCGATAAGGCTTTATCCTATAAGAAACTTGGGGTGGATAGAATTGTAGTCGATGAAAGTGCAAATCGGGATTTTGGAGCCTTAAAAAGTATTCGCAATACGTTTGGTGATAAAGTAGAATTAATCGTTAATGTCATATGTTATAAAAACTGCATCTATCGAATGTTTCATCATAACCAGATGTCACATGATATATCTTCAAATGAAAAGAGTGTAACGTATTACTCACATAGATGTATGATGAAAAGATGTGAAAAACCCTCGAATTTGTTGCGTATGAACTTTATAAGACCAGAGGATTTACAGCATTATGTAGGTATTGGTATCAGGTATTTCAAATTACAGGGTCGTCAAGCTGTTCAGAATGGGGATATTGTTGAGAGCGTTAAAAGATATATTTTAGAAGATTATAAAGGGAATTTACTGGATTTGCTCAATTGCTTTTCTCAAACAAATGCTTTCAATGTTTACTTGGATAATAAAAAACTAAAGGACTTTCTTCTACCTTTTGTTAAGAAGATAGGATTCTGTACAAATGATTGTAATACATGTAAATACTGTGAGGATTTTATTAAACAATGTGTGGATATAGATGACACAAAAAGAATACATGAAGCGGCCCAGATATTTTACGAGAATTTTGATCAATATACGGCCAATATTAAAAAACTGTCCAAAGAAATAGGTGATAAAAGTGGCTAA